The following coding sequences are from one Paenibacillus sp. FSL R5-0912 window:
- a CDS encoding queuosine precursor transporter — protein sequence MFNLLWGILFVVVNFVFFLLCYRLFGKKGLYAWVGMATVVANIQVAKTIAMPFDIVMTLGNTMYVTLYMTSDLLNERYGRAEARNAVWFGFFTLLMTTVIMQMVLVFEPQEGDMAQESLQRIFGLMPRLALGSLTAYFISQFLDVRLYAWIRKYYGSSRQLWIRSNGSTMISSFVDTLIFCTIAFAGMYDLKVWTEILLTTYLAKFLLTGAGTPVLYLARSFKFAEEEQAVSSQETKRSIS from the coding sequence ATGTTTAATTTGTTGTGGGGGATTTTGTTTGTTGTTGTTAATTTTGTGTTTTTTCTGCTCTGCTACCGGCTGTTCGGTAAAAAAGGGCTCTATGCCTGGGTCGGCATGGCAACCGTGGTCGCCAATATTCAAGTCGCCAAGACGATTGCGATGCCTTTCGATATCGTAATGACGCTGGGAAATACGATGTATGTCACGTTATATATGACCAGTGACCTGCTGAATGAGAGATACGGGCGGGCTGAAGCGCGGAACGCCGTCTGGTTCGGATTCTTCACCTTGCTGATGACTACCGTCATTATGCAGATGGTGCTTGTCTTTGAGCCGCAGGAGGGAGATATGGCCCAAGAGTCTCTTCAGAGAATCTTCGGTCTGATGCCGAGACTTGCGCTGGGCAGTCTTACCGCATATTTTATCAGCCAGTTTCTGGATGTACGCTTATACGCATGGATCCGCAAATACTACGGCAGCTCACGGCAGCTCTGGATCCGCTCCAACGGCAGCACCATGATCAGCTCTTTTGTCGACACTTTGATCTTCTGCACTATTGCGTTTGCCGGAATGTATGACCTGAAGGTATGGACTGAGATTCTGCTGACCACCTATCTGGCCAAATTCCTACTTACAGGTGCAGGCACACCGGTACTTTACCTTGCCCGCTCCTTTAAATTCGCTGAAGAGGAGCAGGCAGTCAGCTCCCAGGAGACCAAGCGCAGTATTTCATAG